In the Leptospira barantonii genome, ATCCGCATGAAGTCGCATAACAAAAATCGAAAAAATAAAAATAATAGATAGAGTCGCGCAAATTTTTAGAGCGCGTTTTCGTTTCAATCGCATAAAACCTCCTTAAAACGAAAGATTCACGGAAATCGAAACGGAAAAACCTACGGTTCACCCGAATCGATCACCGGAAAATAAAAGAATTTTGGAGGTATGTTTAGATCAGAAGTCGGATCGTATCGAGGGAGCTTTTAAAGTCCGAAACTTTAACGGTAATTTCAGAAACGAATTCGACCCGTTCTATGGAAATCAAAAATGAAAAGAATACGTTCGCGGAATAAAAATGAGAAGGAAGATAGATCCGTATGAGTTTGGAAAATTGAGAATCTTTTTCGGACAATGCGAGCGAGCCCGGATCCCAATCACAACTCGGAGTTCCCTGAGAATTTTGTTCCTGTTGACAAGGAATCGGATTTGTCGAAACGGAATCGTGTTTTTCAAACTCGGTTTGAAGACAACAGATAGGTCCGCAATTCAAAGTCAAAATGAGAACGGACAACAAAGTGCATCCGATCCAGGTTTTGAAAAATGCGGAACCCATAAGTCCAGCTTACTGTTCCTAAACTCTTGTCAACGGAAAAAGCTTCCTTCTTATACAGATCCTTAAGGGACAAAAACCTTTCGTCGAAAAAGAAAATCATTCTCGTTCTTATTTTTAAAATCTGAGAATTCAGGAAAAATAAAAATAAATCCCAACCGTAATTCCCAATAACAAACCGGAAGCCCATACGTCTTTTTTGAAAAAGGCTTTGATTCTTTTGGAAACCTTGAACGCGATCGCTTCCGAAAAAGGAAAAACGGCCGATCAAATTCTGTATGCTTGGTTTTTCAAACATCCTTCCGGATTGGTTCCCGTTTTAGGAACCAACGATCCGCAAAGAATCCGGTCCGCCGCGGGTGCCTTCGATATCGCGTTCACCACGGAAGAATGGTTCCGCATCTGGGAAGCCGGAGCTGGACGTCCGGTTCCCTAAAAAACGATTTCAACTTTTCGAATGTGTTTCGAACTGATAACGGAAGATATCGTAGTCGTGAAAATCCTTATCGATATCTATGTTTAGGTCGAGAATTTTCCCTTCTTTGATATCGTAAACCCAGCCGTGTAACTGTAGATCGGTTCCCTGACTCCATGCGTTTTGAACGATCGTGGTCATACAAAGATTGTAGACCTGTTCCCTTACGTTGAGTTCGACAAGACGTTCGTGTTTTTCGTCCTCGTCTAAAATTCCGGAAAGTTCCTTACGATTCATTCGATAAACCTGTTTGATGTTTCTCAACCAAGCGTCGATCAAACCGTGATACTTTCCGTCGATCGCGGCTTTAACCCCGCCACAACCGTAATGACCACAAACGACTATATGCCGAACCTTTAATACTTCCACGGAGTATTGAAGAACGGACATCAGATTCATATCCGTATCGACGACAAGGTTCGCGATGTTTCTATGAACGAAAAGTTCGCCCGCGCTTGTTCCGGTCATTTCATTCACGGAAATTCTACTGTCCGAACAAGAGATCAATAGATACTGAGGGGCCTGACCCAATGCAAGATTCTTAAAGTAATCCGGGTCTTTTAGAAGTTTCTCTTCCACCCAAATGCGATTGTTTACAAAAAGCCTTTTGTAATCCTGTTGAGCGACCAAATCGAAAGGTTTGTTCTTGATCTTCTCATACGAAGCGGTCACATCGATGATTTCCAATTTGATGTTACGCGACTCCGCGCTGATCTTGAAATCTTCGATGATCTCCAAAACGTCCGGATCGATGTATTTGGACTTGGAGCCGTCGATGATCAAATGCGCGTTATCCGGAACCTTATCGAGTTTATACAACATACTCGACTTATTCAAAAAGGAAACGTCTTCGGAAAGATCGATTCTTACTTCGACGCCGTATGCCTTGTCCTTTTTGTTGAACTCGTAAGGATTGAGAACGTTTCTTCTCATGATAAAGAAAACCGAAAACAAACAACCGATTCCGATCCCGATGAGAATATCGGAAAAAACGATTCCGATCAAAGTCGCGATAAACGGAAGAAACTGATCGGTTCCTTTTTTAAACTGCGCTTTGAGAATTCTATAATCCGTAAGTTTATAACCGACTACGAGCAAAACCGCCGCAAGAGAAGCCAAAGGAATTTTAGCGATCCAAGTCGGAATCAAAATCAAGGAAAACAAAATCAGCAACCCGTGTAGAAAAGCGGAAAGTTTTGTTCTCGCGCCCGCTTG is a window encoding:
- a CDS encoding aldo/keto reductase, translated to MKKALILLETLNAIASEKGKTADQILYAWFFKHPSGLVPVLGTNDPQRIRSAAGAFDIAFTTEEWFRIWEAGAGRPVP
- a CDS encoding carbonic anhydrase encodes the protein MNIFHSFPRVSWDDLRHDLSSSLVVFLIALPLCIGIAFASGAPIIAGLIGGIVGGTIVSLISKSPLSVSGPAAGLTVIVFDSIRTLGSFNDFLFALCIAAVLQILLGFVRAGILSNFFPSSVVKGMLAAIGVVLILKQIPHAIGYDMDYEGDMDFFQKDRENTFSEILTAFYRFTPGAVVIFVVSMVLILVWEKLKLHKKFIIHGSLVAILASVLLNEVLTVFGFGIAVGPEHLIQPIQLNGFQDLFLDDYFPSFSQWKNQAVYIVAIKMCLVMSLETLLNLDAIEKSDPQRRIASKNRELIAQGTGNLFSAILGGLPITSVIIRSSANLQAGARTKLSAFLHGLLILFSLILIPTWIAKIPLASLAAVLLVVGYKLTDYRILKAQFKKGTDQFLPFIATLIGIVFSDILIGIGIGCLFSVFFIMRRNVLNPYEFNKKDKAYGVEVRIDLSEDVSFLNKSSMLYKLDKVPDNAHLIIDGSKSKYIDPDVLEIIEDFKISAESRNIKLEIIDVTASYEKIKNKPFDLVAQQDYKRLFVNNRIWVEEKLLKDPDYFKNLALGQAPQYLLISCSDSRISVNEMTGTSAGELFVHRNIANLVVDTDMNLMSVLQYSVEVLKVRHIVVCGHYGCGGVKAAIDGKYHGLIDAWLRNIKQVYRMNRKELSGILDEDEKHERLVELNVREQVYNLCMTTIVQNAWSQGTDLQLHGWVYDIKEGKILDLNIDIDKDFHDYDIFRYQFETHSKS